From a region of the Rhodothermus profundi genome:
- a CDS encoding FecR family protein gives MNERSAHRLPRELEEALQERSPEVRQQIQALWDRLGMLEPPVEKAPSTNAAWEELAVQLARTPRPARPAYRQRRPRWPVAVGILLGLIGAYVLFRERTLTVPPGTIQTISLGDRATITLRAGSRLQYTLALPWMPPRQVRLTGEALFEVAPGDPLAVETAQARIEVLGTRFNVRAWPETRETRVTLLEGRVRVRPTRTPVRSLVLETPGQSVRIRTETAPVPEHLPPEQVLAWQHGGFVVIDEPVSAVLRELERTFNLRIEIAGPLPLDRRVTVLYQQQARPQAILQDLCLTLPCHYRRISRGFVVEAEPASAR, from the coding sequence ATGAACGAACGTTCCGCACACCGATTGCCCCGGGAGCTGGAGGAAGCCCTGCAGGAACGAAGCCCGGAGGTGCGTCAGCAGATTCAGGCGCTCTGGGATCGGTTGGGCATGCTGGAACCGCCCGTTGAAAAGGCTCCTTCCACCAACGCGGCCTGGGAGGAACTGGCTGTCCAGCTAGCCCGAACGCCGCGTCCGGCCCGACCCGCTTATCGGCAGCGCCGTCCTCGATGGCCGGTAGCTGTGGGAATCTTGCTAGGGCTAATCGGTGCGTATGTGCTGTTCCGAGAGCGCACGCTGACCGTGCCGCCAGGTACGATCCAGACCATCTCGTTAGGCGACAGAGCTACCATTACCCTGCGCGCTGGCTCACGCCTGCAATATACCCTGGCTTTGCCCTGGATGCCGCCGCGTCAGGTTCGGTTAACAGGCGAAGCGCTGTTTGAGGTGGCGCCGGGAGATCCTCTGGCTGTGGAGACAGCGCAGGCGCGCATAGAAGTGCTGGGCACGCGCTTCAACGTGCGAGCCTGGCCAGAAACCCGTGAAACCCGTGTTACCCTGCTGGAAGGACGGGTGCGCGTGCGTCCAACCCGAACCCCGGTCCGCTCGCTGGTGCTTGAGACGCCAGGTCAGAGCGTGCGCATTCGAACAGAAACAGCACCTGTACCAGAACATCTGCCCCCTGAGCAGGTGCTGGCGTGGCAACATGGCGGGTTTGTGGTGATCGACGAGCCCGTAAGCGCTGTGCTGCGCGAGTTGGAACGGACGTTCAATCTCCGCATCGAAATAGCAGGTCCGCTGCCGCTTGACCGGCGCGTGACCGTCCTGTATCAGCAGCAGGCTCGCCCGCAAGCTATCCTTCAAGATCTTTGCCTGACCCTGCCATGCCACTACCGACGCATCAGTCGCGGGTTTGTTGTCGAGGCCGAGCCGGCGTCCGCGCGTTAG
- a CDS encoding RNA polymerase sigma factor has protein sequence MIDDLQTLCQRLRASDRTALEGLFRRMRDPLLRYVCAIVEDATVAHDLVQDVFLDLWLRRTSLDPKQPLRPYLYRMARNRALRYLRDERRRARKRAEHLPKGLSVESLSPDAHLESRQLEDLLARWLNELPERQREALVLSRWHGLSHREIAQVMGISPRTVNNHMLRALETLRRRLQALALMP, from the coding sequence GTGATCGACGACCTGCAGACGCTTTGCCAGCGGTTGCGTGCTTCGGACCGTACGGCACTGGAAGGGCTGTTCCGCCGCATGCGGGATCCGCTCCTGCGCTACGTCTGCGCCATTGTGGAGGATGCTACGGTGGCGCACGACCTGGTACAAGATGTATTTCTGGACTTATGGTTGCGGCGGACCTCGCTCGATCCGAAGCAGCCGTTGCGGCCCTATCTCTATCGCATGGCCCGCAATCGGGCGTTACGCTATTTGCGCGACGAGCGCCGCCGCGCTCGTAAGCGTGCCGAGCATCTGCCAAAAGGGCTTTCTGTCGAGTCGTTGTCGCCGGATGCTCACCTGGAGTCGAGGCAACTGGAAGACCTGCTGGCCCGCTGGCTGAACGAGTTGCCTGAACGTCAGCGGGAGGCCCTGGTGCTCAGCCGGTGGCATGGGTTAAGTCATCGAGAGATCGCTCAGGTAATGGGTATTTCCCCCCGTACCGTTAACAACCATATGTTGCGGGCGCTGGAGACGCTTCGCCGGCGACTTCAGGCGCTTGCGCTAATGCCATGA
- the uvrB gene encoding excinuclease ABC subunit UvrB encodes MGRGEDQKFKLVAPFEPTGDQPRAIAELTEGILRGDKYQTLLGATGTGKTFTLAHVIQNVQRPTLVMSPNKTLAAQLYGEFKQFFPHNAVEFFISYYDYYQPEAYIPATDTYIEKDLAINERIDRLRLRATSALVSGRRDVIVVASVSCIYGIGSPDEYREQIVPLHVGQQIERNELLRRLVNIYYTRNDVDFKPGTFRVRGDVVDIFPAYAEESAFRIEFWGDEIDRIARLDPITGELGAEEAAITIYPAKIFVTPRDRLERAIASIEEELRWRLAVLRAEGKLLEAQRLEQRTRFDIEMLREVGYCSGIENYSRHLSGRAPGERPYCLFDYFPEDYLLIIDESHVTIPQVRAMYNGDRARKLTLVEHGFRLPSALDNRPLTFEEFEALHHQVIFVSATPGDYELEKCGGVVVEQIIRPTGIPDPEVEVRPTKGQIDDLLEEIRQVVARGERALVTTLTKRMAEDLAEYLDRFGVRVRYLHSEIDALERVDLLRGLRLGDFDVLVGVNLLREGLDLPEVSLVAILDADKEGFLRSERSLIQTAGRAARNANGKILLYADRITEAMQRMIDETNRRRAIQLEYNRKHGIKPRTVYKSREEILRSTIVAEEKYRPLVDSPRYEAPGKPPLVVDPVLKDLTPAQKRELIEQLRREMLEAAENLEFERAAELRDTILALERELEVHPSRAE; translated from the coding sequence ATGGGCAGAGGCGAAGATCAAAAATTCAAGCTGGTTGCGCCGTTTGAGCCGACAGGCGACCAGCCCCGGGCAATTGCAGAGTTGACCGAAGGCATTCTGCGCGGAGACAAATACCAGACGTTGCTGGGCGCTACCGGTACGGGCAAGACGTTCACGCTGGCGCACGTCATCCAGAATGTGCAGCGGCCTACGCTGGTAATGAGTCCCAATAAGACGCTTGCGGCTCAGCTCTATGGGGAGTTCAAGCAGTTTTTCCCCCACAATGCCGTCGAGTTTTTCATCTCGTACTACGACTACTATCAGCCCGAGGCGTACATTCCAGCCACCGACACCTATATCGAGAAGGACCTGGCCATTAACGAACGCATTGATCGGTTGCGGTTGCGAGCAACCAGTGCCCTTGTTTCAGGCCGGCGTGATGTGATCGTCGTAGCGTCGGTCTCCTGCATTTACGGAATCGGCTCGCCCGATGAGTACCGGGAGCAGATTGTTCCCCTGCATGTCGGCCAGCAGATTGAGCGCAACGAGTTGCTGCGGCGGCTGGTCAACATTTACTACACGCGCAACGATGTGGACTTCAAACCGGGTACGTTCCGCGTGCGGGGAGATGTAGTAGATATCTTTCCAGCCTATGCCGAAGAAAGTGCCTTTCGGATTGAATTCTGGGGAGACGAGATTGATCGCATTGCCCGTCTGGATCCTATAACCGGTGAGCTGGGCGCTGAAGAGGCGGCAATTACCATTTATCCGGCGAAGATCTTTGTAACGCCGAGAGATCGACTGGAGCGAGCAATTGCGTCAATCGAAGAGGAGCTGCGCTGGCGGCTGGCGGTGCTACGGGCTGAAGGGAAGTTGCTGGAAGCTCAGCGGCTGGAGCAGCGCACCCGTTTCGACATCGAAATGCTGCGGGAGGTTGGCTATTGCTCGGGCATTGAGAACTATAGCCGGCACCTGTCGGGACGGGCGCCCGGGGAGCGGCCTTACTGCCTGTTCGACTATTTCCCGGAAGATTACCTCCTCATCATTGATGAGAGCCATGTCACAATTCCACAGGTGCGCGCCATGTACAACGGCGACCGTGCCCGTAAGCTGACGCTTGTCGAACATGGCTTTCGGCTACCTTCGGCGCTCGATAACCGGCCGTTGACCTTCGAGGAGTTTGAAGCGCTGCATCATCAGGTAATCTTTGTGAGTGCTACGCCAGGCGATTACGAGCTGGAAAAATGTGGCGGTGTAGTGGTCGAGCAGATCATCCGGCCCACCGGTATTCCGGATCCAGAGGTTGAGGTGCGGCCTACCAAAGGCCAGATCGATGATCTGCTGGAAGAGATCCGCCAGGTTGTCGCGCGAGGTGAGCGGGCGCTGGTAACCACGTTGACCAAGCGCATGGCGGAAGATCTGGCCGAGTACCTGGACCGCTTCGGCGTGCGCGTGCGCTACCTGCACTCCGAGATTGACGCGCTCGAGCGGGTGGACCTGCTGCGTGGCCTTCGACTCGGTGACTTTGACGTGCTCGTGGGCGTCAACCTGTTGCGCGAAGGACTCGACCTTCCGGAAGTGTCGCTGGTGGCCATTCTGGACGCCGACAAAGAAGGCTTTCTGCGTTCAGAGCGCTCGCTGATTCAGACGGCTGGTCGGGCAGCCCGCAACGCCAACGGAAAGATCCTGCTGTATGCCGATCGAATCACGGAGGCCATGCAGCGCATGATTGATGAAACGAATCGTCGCCGCGCCATTCAGCTCGAATACAACCGCAAGCACGGGATTAAGCCGCGCACCGTGTACAAGTCGCGCGAAGAAATTTTGCGGAGTACCATTGTGGCGGAGGAAAAGTATCGACCGCTGGTTGACTCGCCACGCTACGAAGCGCCCGGGAAACCACCGCTTGTGGTCGATCCGGTGTTGAAAGACCTGACGCCTGCTCAAAAGCGCGAACTGATCGAGCAGCTTCGGCGAGAAATGCTTGAAGCCGCCGAAAATCTGGAGTTCGAACGGGCGGCCGAGCTGCGCGACACCATTCTGGCGCTTGAACGTGAACTGGAAGTGCACCCGTCCCGGGCCGAGTAG
- a CDS encoding AAA family ATPase: protein MAEAVATYRVRNGHAWLWAIPPQHYPAFLQTSTFAVHRVGRAALHRLRPGDRIFAYLSGSKVLVGLFEVTGEPFEDHTPLVPGVAYPHRVRVRPLVVLSEEAWIPFEAFADKLEVVRHYADFRSVVQQVLHPLPRVDEKVLEFLIRARAADLERAMSALEELRRLQAERLTPGVREKRVRYQATPFDRAAALETLFAYLEQRGFIYAPWIVAAYVTALRTKPLVILAGPTGTGKSKLPVLVAEATGGIARLIPVRPDWADSTELLGYVDLQGRFRPGPLLRLMREAQQQRERFFVGVLDELNLARPEQYLAEALSRIEDRQPLPEGGWTTAPLLQLSLAPADQGWARVAWPANVALVGTVNVDETTHGFSRKVIDRAFTLELTEIDLKAIPSSDASAEPTLWPVTAWLPRALRLAELPTVSDAEQKLLQRVLETLQTLNRWLRPAGFPIAYRTRDEVALFVLHAAETPEMFRTRTGQPVDPLDLALWMKVLPRLQGSSPALRRALRALLGWAATGVPTTRDEELRTLLETWITADYPDRWPEAPFPMTAARLAHMWLRLESEGFASFWE, encoded by the coding sequence ATGGCCGAAGCAGTCGCTACATACCGCGTTCGCAACGGACACGCCTGGCTCTGGGCTATTCCCCCCCAGCATTATCCTGCTTTTTTGCAGACGAGCACGTTCGCCGTGCACCGAGTAGGACGGGCCGCACTGCATCGCCTCCGCCCGGGCGATCGGATCTTTGCCTACCTCTCGGGCTCCAAAGTCCTGGTGGGGTTGTTCGAAGTTACAGGCGAGCCGTTTGAAGACCACACGCCCCTTGTACCGGGCGTGGCCTATCCGCACCGGGTGCGGGTGCGACCGCTGGTAGTACTCTCTGAAGAAGCCTGGATTCCTTTTGAGGCCTTTGCCGACAAGCTGGAAGTGGTGCGCCACTACGCTGACTTTCGGTCGGTTGTGCAGCAGGTGTTGCATCCCCTGCCGCGGGTGGATGAAAAGGTGCTGGAGTTTCTCATTCGGGCGCGAGCAGCCGATCTGGAACGCGCCATGTCGGCGCTGGAGGAACTGCGCCGTCTGCAGGCCGAGCGCCTGACACCGGGCGTTCGCGAAAAGCGCGTCCGTTACCAGGCCACACCGTTTGATCGGGCTGCCGCCCTTGAAACACTTTTTGCTTACCTGGAGCAGCGTGGCTTTATCTATGCCCCCTGGATCGTTGCTGCCTACGTGACGGCGCTGCGCACCAAGCCCCTGGTCATTCTGGCAGGCCCAACCGGCACGGGCAAGTCAAAGCTCCCCGTGCTGGTGGCTGAAGCAACCGGTGGAATAGCCCGGCTCATCCCTGTGCGTCCTGACTGGGCCGACAGCACCGAACTGCTGGGCTATGTGGATCTGCAGGGACGCTTTCGTCCGGGCCCGCTGCTGCGCCTCATGCGAGAGGCCCAGCAGCAGCGCGAACGGTTCTTTGTTGGGGTGCTGGACGAACTCAACCTGGCGCGTCCGGAGCAGTACCTGGCGGAAGCGCTCAGCCGTATCGAAGACCGACAGCCCCTACCCGAAGGGGGATGGACCACGGCACCCCTTTTACAACTATCACTTGCCCCGGCTGATCAGGGATGGGCGCGCGTGGCCTGGCCGGCCAACGTTGCCCTGGTGGGTACCGTGAACGTGGACGAAACCACGCACGGCTTCAGCCGCAAGGTGATTGATCGCGCCTTCACGCTGGAACTGACCGAGATTGATCTGAAGGCAATCCCTTCCTCAGACGCCTCCGCTGAACCCACTCTCTGGCCAGTGACGGCCTGGCTGCCTCGGGCGTTACGGCTGGCTGAGCTGCCAACAGTATCGGATGCCGAGCAAAAACTTTTGCAGCGCGTGCTGGAAACGCTTCAGACGCTCAACCGCTGGCTCCGGCCCGCCGGTTTTCCTATCGCCTACCGCACGCGTGACGAAGTGGCCCTCTTTGTGCTGCACGCTGCGGAAACGCCCGAAATGTTCCGGACGCGCACAGGTCAGCCGGTCGATCCGCTGGACCTGGCACTCTGGATGAAGGTGCTCCCCCGGCTGCAGGGCAGCTCCCCTGCCCTGCGCCGGGCGCTCCGCGCCCTGCTGGGCTGGGCCGCCACTGGCGTGCCGACCACCCGCGACGAAGAGCTCCGAACATTGCTTGAGACGTGGATTACGGCCGACTACCCGGATCGCTGGCCGGAGGCCCCTTTTCCCATGACGGCCGCCCGCCTGGCGCACATGTGGCTCCGGCTCGAGAGTGAAGGTTTTGCTTCGTTCTGGGAATAA
- a CDS encoding DUF2357 domain-containing protein: MRYFTIETSRIRLTWEGPRPQFPRPPLVVEAQTLDANAPPALHCGTEAPGITEQTRYRLLLESRDGNPVTLRHANPSFLRDLHALEQGRLWHGSLHFGTYAGRTAFIVWHDGRPHLRLELEIFPTRLSYRSDYEAMLADLETWTVEPALRFGSGVWQHGRLRTGPPDHPPGWIARLAATLRALERAFRRIAQRPLTEVQWLRQWQPLEAICHPDAALRRAVQTGSGQGPEVRLAGRPAHRIQQAARAVVTTDTPEHRWLAWQLNQALRQVQQLTDRLTRSHALARTRRQILRDLTARLEALQQQLPPATLPLLPPPPTPRLLRAEGYRQAYRIFRWLQLRLSLLNGLLAFEVGQIHTLYEYWCYLTLVRLLSRQSRCPLPLFRLFTLSEDGLQVRPICSRPLWFALPDGSRLRLIYNPRWGARSLLVPQQPDLLLSRFRPGHPPVHYVLDAKYRLDASPAYVRRYGVPGPPMDALNDLHRYRDALSSYFTRHDGGTVAQALALYPYRDGPAGCFAESRLARALSEDGVGALPLLPGATEHLEAWLQKITA, encoded by the coding sequence ATGCGCTACTTCACGATTGAAACCAGCCGAATACGCCTGACCTGGGAGGGCCCGCGACCGCAATTCCCCCGCCCTCCTCTGGTCGTTGAAGCGCAGACGCTTGACGCCAACGCACCGCCTGCGCTGCATTGCGGCACAGAGGCGCCGGGCATCACCGAGCAGACGCGCTATCGGTTGCTGCTGGAAAGCCGGGACGGAAACCCGGTCACCTTACGCCATGCCAACCCCTCCTTTCTGCGTGACCTCCATGCGCTTGAGCAGGGCCGTCTCTGGCATGGCTCGCTGCATTTTGGCACCTATGCGGGCCGCACCGCCTTCATCGTGTGGCACGATGGCCGCCCGCACCTCCGGCTGGAACTGGAAATCTTTCCCACCCGCCTGAGCTATCGGTCCGACTACGAAGCCATGCTGGCCGATCTGGAAACGTGGACCGTCGAGCCAGCGCTGCGCTTCGGGTCGGGCGTCTGGCAGCATGGTCGGCTGCGCACCGGACCACCGGACCATCCGCCAGGCTGGATAGCGCGCCTTGCGGCGACGCTCCGTGCGTTAGAACGCGCTTTCCGGCGCATTGCGCAGCGGCCGCTGACGGAGGTGCAGTGGCTCCGCCAATGGCAACCGCTGGAGGCAATCTGCCATCCGGATGCCGCGCTGCGGCGGGCGGTGCAGACCGGCAGCGGCCAGGGACCAGAAGTTCGCCTGGCGGGACGACCGGCCCATCGCATCCAGCAAGCAGCGCGAGCCGTCGTGACCACCGACACGCCGGAACATCGATGGCTTGCCTGGCAGCTCAACCAGGCGCTTCGCCAGGTGCAACAACTGACCGACCGCCTGACCCGCTCGCATGCTCTCGCCCGGACACGCCGGCAGATCCTCCGCGACCTGACCGCTCGGCTGGAGGCCCTTCAGCAACAGCTGCCTCCGGCTACGCTTCCCCTTCTTCCGCCGCCTCCAACGCCCCGCCTGCTCCGCGCCGAAGGCTATCGCCAGGCCTATCGAATCTTCCGATGGCTACAGCTTCGGCTGTCGCTCCTGAACGGACTGCTGGCATTTGAAGTCGGACAGATCCATACGCTCTACGAATACTGGTGTTACCTGACGCTGGTCCGACTGCTGAGTCGGCAGAGCCGGTGCCCTCTTCCCTTATTTCGATTGTTTACCCTCTCGGAGGATGGGCTACAGGTGCGTCCGATTTGCAGCCGTCCCCTGTGGTTTGCTCTGCCGGATGGCAGCCGCCTCCGCCTGATCTATAACCCGCGCTGGGGCGCCCGCTCCCTGCTTGTCCCCCAGCAACCCGACCTGCTGCTATCCCGCTTTCGGCCCGGCCACCCCCCTGTGCATTATGTGCTTGACGCGAAGTACCGGCTCGACGCTTCGCCAGCCTATGTGCGCCGCTATGGCGTGCCCGGTCCACCAATGGATGCCCTGAACGACCTGCACCGCTACCGCGACGCGCTTTCCTCCTACTTTACCCGCCACGATGGGGGCACCGTGGCCCAGGCGCTGGCCCTCTATCCGTACCGCGACGGCCCAGCCGGCTGTTTTGCCGAAAGCCGCCTGGCCCGCGCCCTCTCCGAAGACGGCGTCGGTGCGCTTCCGCTCCTGCCTGGCGCTACGGAACACCTGGAAGCCTGGCTGCAAAAAATTACAGCATAG
- a CDS encoding MmgE/PrpD family protein, with product MQKHIVRVYPSKERLPREEQLAWKLARVATDEAPIDEEAAEMVINRIIDNAAVAVAALNRQPVANARTQALAHPNPGGATLFGLPSTQRFSCEWAAWANGVAVRELDFHDTFLAADYSHPADNIPPILAVAQQTGRRGVDVLRGILAAYEVHISLVKAICLHKHKKDHIAHLAPAATVGIGALLGLPTEVIYQAVQQAVHVSFQTRQSRKGEISSWKAYAPAFAGKQAVEAIDRAMRGETSPSPIYEGEDSVIAWMLDGPEAVYEVWLPEPGEPRRQILESYTKEHSAEYQAQALIDLAFRMREKIDDFEQIKEIVIHTSHHTHYVIGSGSGDPQKYDPEASRETLDHSIMYIFAVALQDGTWHHERSYAPERARRPDTVRLWRKIRTVEDPEWTARYHHPDPSQKAFGGRVEILFNDGRTLVDEIAVANAHPNGARPFRRPDYIRKFDTLTESIIERAERDRFLRLVERLPELTPEEVLDLNVVVPRTWLTHAERDHRGIF from the coding sequence ATGCAGAAGCATATCGTTCGCGTTTATCCATCAAAGGAGCGTTTGCCACGCGAAGAGCAACTGGCGTGGAAACTGGCCCGGGTGGCAACCGACGAAGCGCCCATCGACGAGGAAGCGGCCGAAATGGTCATCAATCGAATAATCGACAACGCGGCCGTTGCAGTGGCTGCGCTGAACCGACAGCCGGTCGCTAACGCCCGCACGCAGGCGCTGGCGCATCCGAATCCCGGCGGGGCTACGCTGTTTGGCCTGCCCTCAACGCAACGCTTCAGTTGTGAGTGGGCTGCCTGGGCCAATGGCGTGGCCGTGCGCGAGCTGGATTTTCACGACACGTTCCTGGCCGCCGACTATTCGCATCCTGCCGACAATATTCCGCCCATTCTGGCAGTGGCTCAGCAGACAGGACGGCGGGGCGTCGACGTACTGCGGGGGATCCTGGCTGCCTACGAGGTGCACATCAGCCTGGTGAAAGCTATCTGTCTGCACAAGCACAAGAAAGACCATATCGCGCACCTGGCTCCGGCCGCCACGGTAGGGATCGGGGCGTTGCTGGGACTTCCCACCGAGGTCATCTATCAGGCCGTGCAGCAGGCAGTGCACGTTTCGTTTCAGACGCGCCAGTCGCGCAAAGGGGAAATTTCAAGCTGGAAGGCCTATGCGCCCGCTTTTGCAGGAAAGCAGGCGGTGGAGGCGATCGACCGGGCGATGCGCGGCGAGACGTCGCCTTCACCCATCTACGAGGGAGAAGACAGCGTGATCGCCTGGATGCTCGACGGCCCCGAAGCGGTCTATGAGGTCTGGCTGCCTGAACCGGGTGAACCGCGCCGTCAGATCCTGGAATCCTACACCAAAGAACATTCAGCCGAATACCAGGCGCAGGCGCTGATCGACCTGGCCTTCCGCATGCGAGAGAAGATTGACGACTTTGAGCAGATCAAAGAAATCGTTATCCACACCAGCCACCACACGCACTACGTGATCGGTTCCGGCTCGGGCGATCCGCAGAAATACGACCCAGAGGCCAGTCGAGAGACGCTCGACCACAGCATCATGTACATTTTTGCGGTGGCATTGCAGGACGGCACCTGGCATCATGAACGCAGCTATGCGCCGGAGCGGGCGCGGCGACCCGACACGGTGCGGCTCTGGCGAAAAATTCGGACCGTGGAAGATCCGGAGTGGACGGCCCGCTACCACCATCCGGACCCCTCCCAGAAGGCGTTTGGAGGCCGCGTGGAGATCCTCTTTAACGATGGCCGCACGCTGGTCGACGAGATTGCCGTGGCCAATGCGCATCCGAACGGCGCGCGGCCGTTCCGTCGCCCAGACTACATCCGGAAGTTTGACACGCTTACGGAGTCGATTATTGAACGGGCGGAGCGCGACCGTTTCCTGAGGCTGGTAGAACGCCTGCCCGAACTGACGCCCGAGGAAGTGCTGGACCTTAACGTGGTGGTACCTCGTACCTGGCTTACCCACGCTGAGCGCGACCACCGGGGAATTTTCTAA
- a CDS encoding uracil-DNA glycosylase, giving the protein MRKNLISPLRTIWSAFEARLFSASSTDRLFNPYRDRHPELDCPDAPAIRRRNLWRYLAAYEAPPPVFLLAEAPGPWGCRFSGVPLTSEAQLLDPAFPLHGEASGQAGRPHREYSARIYWRVMHPYFPRFFTWSAVPLHPHRPGKPLSIRTPTQREVRDWLPLVAAIVEALCPRQVIAVGRKAEFALHLLGVPCTYVRHPSQGGARQFEVGVRALLEAL; this is encoded by the coding sequence ATGAGAAAAAACTTGATTTCTCCGCTACGGACGATCTGGTCTGCATTTGAGGCGCGGCTGTTTTCGGCATCATCGACGGATCGCTTGTTCAATCCGTATCGCGATCGCCATCCTGAGCTGGACTGCCCTGACGCGCCAGCGATCCGGCGGCGCAACCTGTGGCGATATCTTGCTGCTTACGAGGCTCCTCCACCGGTCTTTCTGCTGGCCGAGGCGCCCGGACCCTGGGGATGTCGGTTTTCCGGGGTGCCGCTTACGAGCGAGGCTCAGTTGCTGGACCCGGCTTTTCCGCTGCATGGAGAAGCATCGGGCCAGGCCGGACGTCCTCATCGCGAATACAGCGCGCGCATCTACTGGCGCGTAATGCATCCCTACTTTCCGCGTTTTTTCACCTGGAGCGCGGTACCGCTTCATCCACATCGGCCAGGGAAACCCCTTTCGATTCGCACGCCTACGCAGCGTGAGGTGCGCGACTGGCTACCGCTGGTAGCTGCTATTGTCGAGGCCCTCTGTCCCAGACAAGTGATCGCAGTTGGACGCAAGGCGGAGTTTGCGTTGCACCTTTTGGGTGTTCCCTGCACGTACGTGCGTCATCCATCGCAGGGAGGTGCCCGCCAGTTTGAAGTGGGGGTGCGAGCTCTGCTGGAGGCCCTGTGA
- a CDS encoding ion transporter: MRRPVRRRHPLRDRLHEIIFESDTPAGKAFDVALIALILLSVMAVMLESVESVRMRWGTALRAAEWIFTVLFTVEYGLRLYCVDRPLRYARSFFGMVDLLAVLPTYLSVLLPGAQYLLVIRLLRVLRVFRVLKLVAYLNEASLLMQALRASRRKITVFVFTVLTLVVILGSLMYLIEGPAHGFTSIPRSVYWAIVTLTTVGYGDIAPKTTLGQALAAIIMVIGYGIIAVPTGIVTVELSRVERRVSGQACPGCGAEGHDPDAKFCKYCGSAL; this comes from the coding sequence ATGAGGCGGCCAGTGCGGCGACGCCATCCGTTGCGCGATCGGTTGCATGAAATCATCTTTGAGTCGGATACGCCGGCGGGCAAAGCGTTCGACGTGGCGCTGATCGCGCTCATTTTATTGAGCGTGATGGCGGTGATGCTGGAAAGCGTCGAGTCGGTACGTATGCGTTGGGGCACTGCCCTGCGGGCGGCAGAATGGATTTTCACGGTACTGTTCACCGTCGAGTACGGATTGCGCCTGTACTGTGTGGATCGGCCGCTTCGCTATGCGCGAAGTTTTTTCGGCATGGTAGATCTTCTGGCAGTGCTACCAACCTACCTGAGCGTATTACTACCTGGGGCGCAGTACCTCTTGGTCATTCGCCTGCTCCGCGTGTTGCGCGTCTTTCGCGTGTTGAAGCTGGTGGCCTACCTCAACGAAGCGTCGCTGCTCATGCAGGCGTTGCGAGCCAGCCGTCGCAAAATCACGGTATTTGTGTTTACGGTGCTCACGTTGGTGGTTATTCTAGGGTCGCTCATGTATCTGATTGAAGGGCCCGCGCATGGCTTCACCAGCATTCCTCGTAGCGTATACTGGGCTATTGTGACGCTTACCACCGTTGGCTATGGCGATATTGCCCCTAAGACCACCCTGGGGCAGGCACTGGCAGCAATTATCATGGTGATTGGCTATGGGATCATTGCCGTGCCAACCGGTATCGTGACGGTAGAGCTGTCGCGTGTAGAGCGACGCGTGTCCGGGCAGGCCTGTCCGGGATGCGGCGCCGAAGGACACGATCCGGACGCGAAATTTTGCAAATACTGTGGGAGTGCCTTATGA
- a CDS encoding NUDIX hydrolase gives MPGPWKRLHREVLADYKVFRIWREQVQLPRARRPYDFYLLEAVDWVNVIPITPEGQIVFVRQYRYGTEAVSLEIPGGAVDPEDASPLEAARRELREETGYAAERFVYLGAVAPNPAILTNRCHTFLAENARPVGPQQLDDAEEIDVVLLSPSEIPERIRRGEIDHALVVAAFYLYEHRTGGPS, from the coding sequence ATGCCTGGTCCGTGGAAGCGTCTGCATCGCGAGGTTCTGGCTGATTACAAGGTGTTTCGCATCTGGCGTGAACAGGTGCAATTGCCTCGCGCTCGCCGTCCCTACGATTTCTACTTGCTGGAGGCTGTTGACTGGGTCAATGTGATTCCGATCACGCCAGAAGGCCAGATTGTCTTTGTGCGGCAGTACCGCTATGGTACCGAAGCCGTCTCTCTGGAGATTCCCGGAGGAGCAGTAGATCCAGAGGATGCTTCGCCGCTGGAAGCTGCCCGGCGCGAGTTGCGCGAAGAGACTGGCTATGCGGCCGAACGCTTTGTCTATCTGGGAGCCGTGGCCCCCAATCCCGCCATTCTGACCAACCGTTGCCATACATTTCTGGCCGAGAATGCTCGGCCGGTCGGTCCTCAGCAGCTTGACGATGCCGAAGAAATTGATGTCGTGCTGCTCAGTCCTTCGGAAATTCCGGAACGTATCCGGCGAGGCGAAATCGACCATGCGTTGGTGGTAGCCGCTTTCTACCTGTACGAACATCGAACGGGCGGACCGTCATGA